A genomic window from Bradyrhizobium lupini includes:
- a CDS encoding TIGR04295 family B12-binding domain-containing radical SAM protein, with protein sequence MTRVALINPNWDFGGSIYFGCRSPHLPLELGISEHYLKAAGHKTLLLDAHMFDLSLTEIEAELRAFGPDQIVITTAPTYLFWRCAPPELRVPQELAMAVRDLAPILIAVGPHGSTVPRAALRKLGTDIVVMGECEASLLRLANGERDFPGLCFADGASLRVNGGPQAVAFMDQPPLDWPEEMIRRHHHHHHRFEAEPQAPGAEVESSRGCPYSCTFCAKENFRNAYRKRPPLIVLEEIDGLRRQGIEYVYFIDEIFLPNAELLEGLTTRGLKFGVQTRIDLWKPDMLALLGRAGCVSIEAGIESLTVEGRAALAKNCKMTTDQLAERLVEARRHVPFVQANLIEVPEDDDPIVQRWRRTMQDAGIWANDPVPLYPYPGSPDYRKLWGEPDDFAWERAHRHYLAMFDQFSDVQNDRPVPLEALELQVAS encoded by the coding sequence ATGACGCGTGTTGCCCTCATCAACCCAAACTGGGACTTTGGCGGCAGCATCTATTTTGGCTGCCGATCGCCTCACCTTCCGCTCGAACTGGGGATCTCCGAGCACTACCTGAAGGCGGCCGGGCACAAGACGCTGCTGCTCGACGCCCACATGTTTGACCTTTCTCTCACCGAGATCGAAGCCGAGCTGCGCGCGTTCGGCCCCGACCAGATCGTCATCACGACAGCGCCGACCTATCTGTTCTGGCGCTGCGCCCCTCCCGAGCTCCGCGTTCCGCAGGAGCTTGCGATGGCGGTGCGCGACTTGGCTCCGATCCTCATCGCGGTGGGCCCCCATGGCTCGACCGTGCCAAGGGCGGCGCTTCGAAAGCTCGGCACCGACATCGTCGTGATGGGCGAGTGCGAGGCGTCCTTGCTGCGTCTAGCCAATGGCGAACGGGACTTTCCGGGCTTGTGCTTTGCCGATGGCGCATCGCTCCGCGTCAATGGCGGCCCGCAGGCCGTCGCGTTCATGGATCAGCCGCCGCTCGACTGGCCGGAGGAGATGATCCGGCGACACCACCATCACCATCACCGCTTCGAAGCCGAGCCGCAGGCGCCAGGCGCCGAGGTCGAATCATCCAGGGGATGTCCGTACAGCTGCACGTTCTGCGCCAAGGAGAACTTTCGCAACGCCTACCGCAAGCGGCCCCCCCTTATCGTTCTCGAAGAGATCGACGGTCTGCGCCGTCAAGGCATCGAATATGTCTATTTCATCGACGAGATTTTCCTTCCGAACGCGGAGCTGCTGGAAGGGCTGACCACACGCGGACTGAAGTTCGGGGTGCAGACCCGCATCGACCTTTGGAAGCCGGACATGCTGGCTCTGCTCGGCCGCGCCGGCTGCGTCTCGATTGAAGCCGGCATCGAAAGCCTCACCGTCGAGGGTCGCGCCGCGCTCGCCAAGAACTGCAAGATGACGACCGACCAGCTTGCCGAACGGCTGGTCGAAGCGCGCCGTCACGTTCCTTTCGTCCAGGCCAATTTGATCGAAGTCCCCGAGGACGATGACCCCATCGTGCAGCGCTGGCGCCGCACCATGCAGGATGCCGGCATCTGGGCCAACGATCCGGTCCCGCTGTATCCCTATCCCGGGTCGCCGGATTATCGAAAGCTGTGGGGCGAGCCTGACGATTTCGCCTGGGAGCGCGCACACCGGCACTATCTCGCGATGTTCGACCAGTTCAGCGACGTGCAGAACGATCGCCCGGTCCCGCTCGAGGCTCTCGAACTGCAGGTGGCATCATGA
- a CDS encoding GDP-mannose 4,6-dehydratase — MSERDNRPVLITGGCGFIGCNLADRLAERGEPVLILDNLARAGVRENAQWLKSRHGDRVTITVADIREPIPVIDAVREARAVLHLAAQVAVTDSVSDPAADFEINARGTLNVLEAVRLHNNAAPIVFASTNKVYGRLIDDGDIALTGRRYTPTSGLLAAGISENAPLDFYSPYGCSKGTADQYVHDYARVYGLQTVVMRMSCIYGPRQFGTEDQGWIAHFLLSAIRSKELTIYGDGHQVRDALHVSDAAAAWLAVLDGIALARGRVFNLGGGPANAISLLELIDRITDLTGRKVAYRFADWRPGDQPWYVTDTRALSSALGWAPQISFADGLRSLHTWLDGRFGSSQDNREALA, encoded by the coding sequence ATGAGTGAACGAGACAACAGACCCGTCCTGATCACCGGCGGCTGCGGGTTTATCGGCTGCAACCTCGCCGACCGCCTCGCGGAGCGCGGCGAGCCGGTGCTGATCCTGGATAACCTCGCCCGCGCCGGCGTGCGGGAGAATGCGCAGTGGCTGAAGTCCCGGCATGGCGACCGGGTCACAATCACCGTGGCCGACATTCGCGAGCCGATCCCGGTGATCGACGCCGTACGCGAAGCCCGCGCCGTGCTGCACTTGGCCGCCCAGGTCGCCGTCACCGACAGCGTGAGCGATCCGGCCGCCGATTTCGAGATCAATGCGCGTGGCACATTGAACGTGCTCGAAGCCGTGCGCCTCCACAACAACGCCGCACCGATCGTGTTCGCCTCGACCAACAAGGTCTACGGACGCCTGATCGATGATGGCGACATCGCGCTCACCGGCCGCCGCTACACGCCGACAAGCGGCCTGCTGGCGGCCGGCATCTCGGAAAATGCGCCGCTCGACTTTTACAGCCCCTATGGATGCTCCAAGGGAACGGCGGATCAATACGTCCACGACTATGCGCGGGTCTACGGCCTCCAGACCGTGGTAATGCGCATGAGCTGCATCTACGGGCCCCGTCAATTCGGCACCGAGGATCAGGGTTGGATCGCGCATTTCCTGCTCAGCGCTATCCGCAGCAAAGAGCTGACGATCTATGGCGACGGCCATCAGGTCCGCGATGCGCTTCACGTCTCCGACGCGGCCGCGGCCTGGCTCGCCGTGCTCGATGGCATCGCGCTCGCCCGTGGGCGCGTATTCAATCTCGGCGGTGGTCCGGCCAACGCGATCAGTCTGCTGGAATTGATCGACCGCATCACCGATCTGACCGGCCGCAAGGTGGCCTATCGCTTTGCCGATTGGAGGCCCGGCGATCAGCCCTGGTACGTGACCGACACGCGCGCGCTCTCCAGCGCGCTCGGCTGGGCACCTCAGATTTCATTCGCAGATGGACTCCGATCCCTTCACACCTGGCTGGACGGCCGGTTCGGATCGTCACAAGACAACCGCGAGGCGCTCGCATGA
- a CDS encoding beta-xylosidase produces MIEAAKIWNEPNNKSHWDILIDPDWTMFASLSLAAGKAIRSAHPTLPRVLGGISPIDPSFLRNMQARGVLDHVDAVAVHGFPLDWNLWQIAEWPAKIDEIKAVTPLPVWVTEVGVSSFGAEEVQAWGLTRTAELLIGRAPRIHWYSLYDLPSSWEATTRHKEAEGSSYYRHFHMGLLREDGTPKASADLFAQYAPAMGLCQWFHFEDHRLDDAVRWMRRLGVQHLRTGLSWADSFRPNALDWFDRQMDALAEFQVTVTFCFTPEHRGIEPHHTSPPLDVNEFAEFCAQMVERYCAKTGLAPSAASSRPAISEPTCAP; encoded by the coding sequence ATGATCGAAGCCGCCAAGATCTGGAACGAGCCCAACAACAAGTCGCACTGGGACATCCTGATCGATCCGGATTGGACCATGTTCGCGAGCCTGTCGCTCGCTGCCGGAAAGGCGATCCGCAGCGCGCATCCCACACTCCCACGTGTGCTTGGCGGCATATCGCCGATCGATCCGTCCTTCCTGCGCAACATGCAGGCGCGCGGCGTACTCGATCATGTCGATGCCGTGGCCGTGCACGGCTTTCCGCTGGACTGGAACCTGTGGCAGATCGCGGAATGGCCGGCCAAGATCGACGAGATCAAGGCCGTCACCCCGCTGCCTGTTTGGGTCACGGAGGTGGGAGTCTCGTCTTTCGGCGCCGAGGAGGTGCAGGCTTGGGGCCTGACCCGAACGGCGGAGTTGTTGATCGGCCGCGCTCCGCGCATTCACTGGTACAGCCTCTACGATCTGCCTTCGAGTTGGGAGGCCACGACCCGGCACAAGGAGGCTGAAGGTTCATCCTACTACAGGCATTTTCACATGGGCCTGCTACGCGAGGACGGAACGCCGAAAGCCTCGGCGGACCTGTTCGCCCAATATGCACCTGCGATGGGCCTGTGCCAGTGGTTTCACTTCGAGGACCACCGCCTCGACGACGCCGTGCGCTGGATGCGCCGGCTGGGCGTGCAGCATCTCAGGACTGGCCTGTCCTGGGCCGACAGCTTCCGTCCCAATGCGCTCGACTGGTTCGATCGGCAGATGGACGCGCTGGCCGAGTTTCAGGTCACGGTGACCTTCTGCTTCACCCCGGAACATCGGGGTATCGAGCCTCATCACACCAGCCCGCCGCTCGACGTGAACGAGTTCGCCGAGTTCTGCGCGCAGATGGTCGAACGCTATTGCGCGAAAACCGGGCTCGCGCCGTCCGCAGCGTCTTCGCGCCCGGCCATCTCGGAGCCGACATGCGCGCCGTGA
- a CDS encoding NAD-dependent epimerase/dehydratase family protein: protein MTRVLITGGAGFIGSHAADELLAAGYEVRLLDNLSPQVHGGNRQRPAYLAKDAELVVGDVTDALAVDHALRGTDMVLHLASAVGVGQSMYDIEPYVRTNELGTAVLLQALSKRPVARLVVASSMSIYGEGLYRSADQSVVACEERAVEQLRRGDWELRDAAGNPLDPVPTPETKQPSLSSIYALNKYAQERMCLITGKAYGIPTVALRFFNAFGPRQALSNPYTGVLAIFAARLLNGRPPLVFEDGRQRRDFVHVHDVARACRMALEAEHAQDVFNVGSGQSRTILSVAEDLAEVMGRRDIAPELTRKYRAGDIRHCFADMGKSRDVLGFEPRVAFRDGLEELAEYLADQIADDQAERATKELQQRGLVA from the coding sequence ATGACGCGAGTATTGATCACTGGAGGTGCGGGATTCATCGGATCGCATGCAGCGGACGAGCTGCTCGCGGCCGGCTACGAAGTCCGCCTGCTCGACAATCTCTCGCCGCAGGTCCACGGAGGCAACCGCCAGCGTCCCGCCTATCTTGCCAAAGACGCGGAGCTCGTCGTCGGTGACGTCACCGACGCTCTCGCGGTCGATCATGCGTTGCGCGGCACCGACATGGTCCTGCATCTCGCATCAGCGGTCGGCGTCGGCCAGAGCATGTATGACATCGAACCCTACGTCAGAACCAACGAGCTCGGTACCGCCGTGCTGTTGCAGGCACTATCCAAGCGCCCGGTCGCGCGGCTCGTGGTGGCCTCGTCCATGAGTATTTACGGCGAGGGCCTTTACCGGAGCGCCGATCAGAGCGTGGTCGCCTGCGAGGAGCGGGCTGTCGAGCAGCTTCGCCGCGGCGATTGGGAGCTGCGCGATGCCGCTGGCAACCCGCTCGATCCCGTCCCTACGCCGGAGACAAAGCAGCCTTCGCTGAGCTCGATCTATGCGCTCAACAAATATGCGCAGGAGCGCATGTGCCTGATCACAGGCAAGGCGTATGGCATTCCGACGGTGGCGCTACGCTTCTTCAATGCGTTCGGGCCACGTCAGGCCCTGTCCAATCCGTATACCGGCGTACTGGCCATCTTCGCCGCCCGGCTGCTCAACGGCCGTCCTCCCCTCGTGTTCGAGGATGGCCGGCAGCGCCGCGACTTCGTCCATGTCCACGACGTCGCCCGCGCCTGCCGGATGGCGCTGGAGGCGGAGCATGCGCAGGACGTCTTCAACGTCGGCTCTGGTCAGAGTCGCACCATCTTGTCGGTCGCGGAGGATCTGGCCGAAGTCATGGGGCGCCGCGACATTGCGCCCGAGCTGACGCGGAAATATCGCGCCGGGGACATCCGGCACTGCTTCGCCGACATGGGAAAATCCCGCGACGTGCTCGGCTTCGAGCCTCGCGTCGCATTCAGGGACGGGCTCGAAGAGCTGGCGGAATATCTCGCCGACCAGATCGCCGACGATCAGGCGGAGCGAGCCACCAAGGAGCTGCAGCAACGAGGATTGGTCGCGTGA